The following proteins are co-located in the Triticum aestivum cultivar Chinese Spring chromosome 1A, IWGSC CS RefSeq v2.1, whole genome shotgun sequence genome:
- the LOC123047991 gene encoding folylpolyglutamate synthase isoform X2 has product MRASGGASPRPAPPKRSAPPTTTKLPVPASSSLAMPAPRLAHLRRLLSLHSPPPHPLAPSPARPLRPSFHLPRAMAGAAQAGAATGSAEYEEVLGCLASLIKQKVRADTGNRGNQWELMAKYLQILELEEPITRLKVVHVAGTKGKGSTCTFAESILRSCGFRTGLFTSPHLIDVRERFRLDGLDISEEKFIRYFWWCWNKLKVKTGDDIPMPAYFRFLALLAFKIFSDEQVDVAVLEVGLGGKYDATNVVKAPVVCGISSLGYDHMEILGNSLVEIAGEKAGILKKGVPAYTVPQPEEAMSVLKQRASELGVSIRIVPPLDPRQLEDQPLGLHGEHQYMNAGLAVALANTWLERQGHLDRIHVKDHGTLPDQFIKGLSIACLQGRAQIVPDLQVSSECKDASYPLVFYLDGAHSPESMEICAKWFSHVTKKDAAQPGPLEQPRSGINSKKILLFNCMSVRDPQILLPRLLDTCAQKGLRFDQALFVPNQSQYNKLGSHASPPPGREQIDLSWQLSLQTVWEDLLRGKKGLNGTSSSGASLVFESLPSAIKWLRETSQQNQSTSCQVLVTGSLHLIGDVLRLIKT; this is encoded by the exons atgcgcgcgagcggcggCGCGAGCCCACGACCCGCACCACCGAAGCGCTCCGCCCCTCCGACCACCACCAAACTACCAgtgcccgcctcctcctccctcgccatgCCGGCCCCTCGCCTCGCCCACCTCCGCCGCCTACTCTCCCTCCACTCCCCACCTCCCCACCCACTCGCCCCCAGCCCCGCCCGCCCCCTCCGCCCATCCTTCCACCTCCCCCGCGCCATGGCCGGCGCCGCACAGGCAG GTGCGGCGACGGGGTCGGCGGAGTACGAGGAGGTGCTGGGGTGCCTGGCGTCGCTGATCAAGCAGAAGGTGCGCGCGGACACCGGCAACCGCGGCAATCAGTGGGAGCTCATGGCCAAGTACCTGCAG ATACTGGAACTGGAGGAGCCCATCACGCGGCTGAAGGTGGTTCACGTCGCCGGGACCAAAGGGAAG GGTTCAACATGCACATTTGCTGAGTCAATTCTTCGATCATGTGGTTTCCGCACTGGACTTTTCACCTCTCCACACTTGATTGATGTCCGTGAGCGGTTTCGGCTTGATGG GCTGGACATTTCAGAAGAAAAGTTTATTAGGTATTTCTGGTGGTGCTGGAACAAATTGAAG GTCAAAACTGGTGATGATATTCCAATGCCAGCCTACTTTAGGTTCCTTGCGCTGCTAGCATTCAAGATTTTTTCAGATGAGCAG GTGGATGTAGCTGTGCTGGAGGTCGGTTTGGGAGGGAAATATGATGCAACAAATGTG GTAAAAGCACCTGTAGTTTGTGGGATATCTTCCCTCGGATACGATCACATGGAAATTCTTG GAAATTCACTTGTAGAAATTGCTGGGGAGAAAGCTGGAATATTGAAG AAGGGAGTTCCAGCCTATACAGTTCCACAACCAGAGGAGGCAATGTCTGTACTGAAGCAGAGAGCTTCTGAATTGGGT GTTTCTATCCGAATAGTTCCACCTTTGGACCCACGGCAATTAGAAGATCAACCTCTTGGGCTGCATGGTGAACACCAGTACATGAATGCAGGCCTTGCAGTTGCATTGGCTAATACCTGGCTTGAGAGGCAAGGACATTTGGACAGAATACATGTCAAAGATCAT GGCACCTTACCAGATCAGTTCATCAAAGGGCTATCGATTGCTTGTTTGCAAGGCCGAGCACAGATTGTCCCAGATCTACAAGTGAGCTCAGAATGTAAGGATGCCAGTTATCCCTTAGTTTTCTATTTGGATGGGGCACATAGCCCAGAAAGTATGGAAATATGCGCAAAGTGGTTTTCCCATGTTACGAAAAAGGATGCAGCACAACCAGGTCCTTTGGAGCAGCCTCGTAGTGGTATCAATTCTAAGAAG ATTCTCCTGTTCAATTGCATGTCAGTAAGAGATCCTCAGATATTGCTTCCACGTCTTCTAGATACATGTGCTCAGAAAG GCCTCCGCTTTGATCAGGCCTTATTTGTGCCAAATCAATCGCAATACAACAAGCTTGGTTCACATGCATCACCACCTCCAGGGAGAGAGCAAATTGATTTGTCATGGCAGTTGTCACTCCAAACAGTCTGGGAAGACTTGCTTCGCGGCAAGAAAG GTCTAAATGGCACAAGTTCTAGTGGGGCTAGTTTAGTTTTTGAATCTCTTCCATCAGCAATTAAGTGGCTAAGGGAAACTTCTCAACAAAACCAATCTACTTCATGCCAG GTCTTGGTTACTGGCTCCCTGCATCTCATTGGCGATGTCTTAAGATTGATTAAGACCTGA
- the LOC123048018 gene encoding LIM domain-containing protein PLIM2b has translation MTFYGTQDKCKACDKTVHFIDLLTADGIPYHKYCFKCSHCKGTLSMCSYSSMDGVLFCKTHFEQLFKETGSFKKNFPTCAKANNEQSKVPNKYGSVFCGTQDKCAACKKTVYPLEKMTLEGEPYHKTCFKCAHGGCILTTASCASLNGILYCQNHFWQLFKETGSYSNLLKPASAKNADEPEAAKEEEQAPEAAEDQESS, from the exons ATGACATTCTATGGTACACAGGACAAGTGCAAGGCTTGTGACAAGACCGTTCATTTCATTGACCTCCTTACTGCGGATGGCATTCCCTACCACAAGTATTGCTTCAAATGCAGCCATTGCAAAGGCACTCTTTCG ATGTGCAGCTACTCCTCCATGGATGGAGTTCTTTTCTGCAAGACTCATTTTGAGCAGCTTTTCAAGGAAACAGGCAGCTTCAAGAAAAACTTCCCCACAT GCGCAAAGGCAAATAATGAGCAG TCTAAGGTCCCAAACAAGTATGGCTCTGTGTTCTGTGGAACTCAGGACAAGTGTGCTGCCTGCAAGAAGACTGTGTACCCATTGGAGAAG ATGACCTTGGAGGGCGAGCCCTACCACAAGACCTGCTTCAAGTGCGCTCACGGCGGCTGCATCCTGACGACCGCATCCTGCGCCTCCCTTAACGGGATCCTATACTGCCAGAACCACTTCTGGCAGCTGTTCAAGGAGACGGGCAGCTACAGCAACCTGCTCAAGCCCGCCTCGGCCAAGAACGCCGACGAGCCAGAGGCAGCCAAGGAAGAGGAGCAGGCGCCGGAAGCTGCCGAGGACCAGGAGAGCTCATAA
- the LOC123047991 gene encoding folylpolyglutamate synthase isoform X1: MRASGGASPRPAPPKRSAPPTTTKLPVPASSSLAMPAPRLAHLRRLLSLHSPPPHPLAPSPARPLRPSFHLPRAMAGAAQAGAATGSAEYEEVLGCLASLIKQKVRADTGNRGNQWELMAKYLQILELEEPITRLKVVHVAGTKGKGSTCTFAESILRSCGFRTGLFTSPHLIDVRERFRLDGLDISEEKFIRYFWWCWNKLKVKTGDDIPMPAYFRFLALLAFKIFSDEQVDVAVLEVGLGGKYDATNVVKAPVVCGISSLGYDHMEILGNSLVEIAGEKAGILKKGVPAYTVPQPEEAMSVLKQRASELGVCHIPCYTFFVPPLDPRQLEDQPLGLHGEHQYMNAGLAVALANTWLERQGHLDRIHVKDHGTLPDQFIKGLSIACLQGRAQIVPDLQVSSECKDASYPLVFYLDGAHSPESMEICAKWFSHVTKKDAAQPGPLEQPRSGINSKKILLFNCMSVRDPQILLPRLLDTCAQKGLRFDQALFVPNQSQYNKLGSHASPPPGREQIDLSWQLSLQTVWEDLLRGKKGLNGTSSSGASLVFESLPSAIKWLRETSQQNQSTSCQVLVTGSLHLIGDVLRLIKT, from the exons atgcgcgcgagcggcggCGCGAGCCCACGACCCGCACCACCGAAGCGCTCCGCCCCTCCGACCACCACCAAACTACCAgtgcccgcctcctcctccctcgccatgCCGGCCCCTCGCCTCGCCCACCTCCGCCGCCTACTCTCCCTCCACTCCCCACCTCCCCACCCACTCGCCCCCAGCCCCGCCCGCCCCCTCCGCCCATCCTTCCACCTCCCCCGCGCCATGGCCGGCGCCGCACAGGCAG GTGCGGCGACGGGGTCGGCGGAGTACGAGGAGGTGCTGGGGTGCCTGGCGTCGCTGATCAAGCAGAAGGTGCGCGCGGACACCGGCAACCGCGGCAATCAGTGGGAGCTCATGGCCAAGTACCTGCAG ATACTGGAACTGGAGGAGCCCATCACGCGGCTGAAGGTGGTTCACGTCGCCGGGACCAAAGGGAAG GGTTCAACATGCACATTTGCTGAGTCAATTCTTCGATCATGTGGTTTCCGCACTGGACTTTTCACCTCTCCACACTTGATTGATGTCCGTGAGCGGTTTCGGCTTGATGG GCTGGACATTTCAGAAGAAAAGTTTATTAGGTATTTCTGGTGGTGCTGGAACAAATTGAAG GTCAAAACTGGTGATGATATTCCAATGCCAGCCTACTTTAGGTTCCTTGCGCTGCTAGCATTCAAGATTTTTTCAGATGAGCAG GTGGATGTAGCTGTGCTGGAGGTCGGTTTGGGAGGGAAATATGATGCAACAAATGTG GTAAAAGCACCTGTAGTTTGTGGGATATCTTCCCTCGGATACGATCACATGGAAATTCTTG GAAATTCACTTGTAGAAATTGCTGGGGAGAAAGCTGGAATATTGAAG AAGGGAGTTCCAGCCTATACAGTTCCACAACCAGAGGAGGCAATGTCTGTACTGAAGCAGAGAGCTTCTGAATTGGGTGTATGTCATATTCCGTGCTACACATTTTTTG TTCCACCTTTGGACCCACGGCAATTAGAAGATCAACCTCTTGGGCTGCATGGTGAACACCAGTACATGAATGCAGGCCTTGCAGTTGCATTGGCTAATACCTGGCTTGAGAGGCAAGGACATTTGGACAGAATACATGTCAAAGATCAT GGCACCTTACCAGATCAGTTCATCAAAGGGCTATCGATTGCTTGTTTGCAAGGCCGAGCACAGATTGTCCCAGATCTACAAGTGAGCTCAGAATGTAAGGATGCCAGTTATCCCTTAGTTTTCTATTTGGATGGGGCACATAGCCCAGAAAGTATGGAAATATGCGCAAAGTGGTTTTCCCATGTTACGAAAAAGGATGCAGCACAACCAGGTCCTTTGGAGCAGCCTCGTAGTGGTATCAATTCTAAGAAG ATTCTCCTGTTCAATTGCATGTCAGTAAGAGATCCTCAGATATTGCTTCCACGTCTTCTAGATACATGTGCTCAGAAAG GCCTCCGCTTTGATCAGGCCTTATTTGTGCCAAATCAATCGCAATACAACAAGCTTGGTTCACATGCATCACCACCTCCAGGGAGAGAGCAAATTGATTTGTCATGGCAGTTGTCACTCCAAACAGTCTGGGAAGACTTGCTTCGCGGCAAGAAAG GTCTAAATGGCACAAGTTCTAGTGGGGCTAGTTTAGTTTTTGAATCTCTTCCATCAGCAATTAAGTGGCTAAGGGAAACTTCTCAACAAAACCAATCTACTTCATGCCAG GTCTTGGTTACTGGCTCCCTGCATCTCATTGGCGATGTCTTAAGATTGATTAAGACCTGA